One Nitrosomonas sp. PY1 DNA window includes the following coding sequences:
- the rplL gene encoding 50S ribosomal protein L7/L12: MAVEKAEILDAIANMTVLELSQLIKEMEEKFGVSAVATAAVAVAAPGGAGGAAPAAAEQTEFTVILSTAGESKVNVIKVVRAITGLGLKEAKDLVDGAPKPLKEGISKEDAAAIQKQLIEAGATCEIK, from the coding sequence ATGGCTGTAGAAAAGGCTGAAATATTAGATGCAATTGCAAATATGACCGTATTGGAGTTGTCGCAATTAATCAAAGAAATGGAAGAAAAATTTGGCGTATCTGCCGTTGCAACCGCAGCTGTTGCTGTTGCCGCGCCTGGTGGTGCAGGTGGAGCTGCTCCTGCGGCGGCTGAACAAACAGAGTTTACTGTTATCCTGTCCACTGCGGGTGAAAGTAAAGTAAATGTTATTAAAGTTGTCAGAGCAATTACAGGTTTGGGATTAAAAGAAGCTAAAGATTTAGTCGATGGCGCACCGAAGCCTCTTAAAGAGGGTATATCGAAAGAGGATGCTGCAGCAATTCAAAAACAATTGATTGAAGCTGGGGCAACTTGCGAAATTAAATAA
- the tuf gene encoding elongation factor Tu: MAKSKFERSKPHVNVGTIGHVDHGKTTLTAAITTILTKKFGGEAKSYAQIDSAPEERARGITINTAHVEYETEKRHYAHVDCPGHADYVKNMITGAAQMDGAILVVSAADGPMPQTREHILLARQVGVPYIIVFMNKADMVDDAELIELVEMEIRELLSKYEFPGDDTPIIVGSALKALEGDSGDIGEGAILKLADALDSYIPQPERAIDGAFIMPVEDVFSISGRGTVVTGRVERGIIKVGEEIEIVGIKPTLKTVCTGVEMFRKLLDQGQAGDNVGILLRGTKREEVERGQVLAKPGSISPHTKFTAEIYVLSKEEGGRHTPFFPGYRPQFYFRTTDVTGAIELPAGTEMVMPGDNVSVTVNLIAPIAMEEGLRFAIREGGRTVGAGVVAKIIE, encoded by the coding sequence ATGGCGAAGAGTAAATTTGAGCGGTCGAAGCCACACGTAAATGTAGGGACGATAGGTCATGTGGATCATGGTAAGACGACGCTGACGGCGGCGATTACGACGATATTGACGAAGAAATTTGGTGGGGAAGCGAAGAGTTATGCGCAAATTGATTCGGCGCCTGAAGAGCGTGCACGGGGTATAACGATTAACACGGCACATGTGGAATATGAGACAGAGAAGCGTCATTATGCGCATGTGGATTGTCCGGGTCATGCGGACTATGTGAAGAATATGATTACAGGTGCTGCGCAGATGGATGGGGCGATTTTAGTGGTATCTGCAGCAGATGGTCCGATGCCGCAAACGCGTGAGCATATATTGTTGGCGCGTCAAGTAGGTGTTCCGTACATCATTGTATTCATGAATAAAGCGGACATGGTCGACGATGCTGAGTTGATTGAATTGGTAGAGATGGAAATTCGCGAGTTACTGTCGAAATATGAATTTCCTGGAGATGATACTCCGATTATTGTAGGGTCAGCGCTAAAGGCATTGGAAGGGGATTCTGGTGATATAGGTGAAGGTGCGATCTTAAAGCTTGCTGATGCATTGGATAGTTACATACCGCAACCGGAGCGCGCAATTGATGGTGCGTTTATTATGCCGGTAGAGGATGTTTTTTCGATATCTGGTCGTGGGACTGTGGTTACTGGTCGAGTGGAAAGGGGCATAATCAAAGTTGGGGAAGAGATTGAGATTGTAGGTATTAAGCCGACGCTAAAGACGGTATGCACGGGTGTCGAGATGTTTAGGAAATTGCTGGACCAAGGTCAAGCTGGTGACAATGTGGGCATACTGTTACGCGGTACGAAGCGAGAAGAGGTGGAGCGGGGTCAGGTGTTGGCGAAGCCTGGTAGTATATCGCCGCATACCAAGTTTACAGCAGAGATATATGTGTTGAGTAAAGAAGAGGGCGGTAGGCATACACCATTTTTTCCGGGTTATCGTCCACAATTTTATTTTAGGACGACTGATGTGACAGGTGCGATTGAGTTACCTGCTGGTACGGAGATGGTGATGCCAGGAGATAATGTATCGGTAACAGTCAATTTGATTGCGCCGATTGCGATGGAAGAAGGCTTACGTTTTGCGATAAGAGAAGGCGGAAGAACCGTTGGCGCCGGTGTCGTCGCAAAAATTATTGAGTAA
- the rplA gene encoding 50S ribosomal protein L1: MAHISKRYKAIIGKVDRSKIYPLNDALALVKEYATAKFNESIDVAVNLGIDAKKSDQAVRGSVVLPAGTGKTVRVAVFAQGDKAKEAQEAGADIVGFDDLAADIKLGNINFDVAIASPDAMRVVGQLGQILGPRSLMPNPKVGTVTTDIAGAVKNAKAGQVQFRADKTGVIHCTIGRASFEIDALKQNLLALIEALNKSKPAASKGIYLRKISLSSTMGIGVRVDQSSVVQQ, encoded by the coding sequence ATGGCACATATATCAAAGCGCTATAAAGCCATCATTGGAAAGGTTGATCGTAGTAAGATTTATCCATTGAACGATGCACTAGCATTAGTTAAGGAATATGCAACAGCGAAATTCAATGAGTCTATAGATGTTGCGGTAAATCTCGGTATTGACGCAAAAAAATCGGATCAGGCTGTGCGTGGATCGGTTGTTCTACCAGCGGGAACCGGAAAAACCGTCCGTGTGGCAGTATTTGCGCAAGGCGACAAAGCAAAAGAGGCGCAGGAGGCTGGCGCAGATATTGTTGGTTTTGATGATCTGGCTGCTGATATTAAATTGGGAAATATTAATTTTGATGTGGCAATTGCGAGTCCAGATGCCATGAGAGTGGTTGGTCAGTTAGGACAGATTCTTGGCCCACGTAGTTTGATGCCAAATCCAAAAGTTGGAACTGTCACGACAGATATTGCCGGTGCTGTTAAGAATGCGAAGGCTGGACAAGTTCAATTTAGAGCGGATAAAACGGGAGTTATTCACTGTACAATTGGTCGAGCGTCTTTTGAGATTGATGCATTGAAGCAAAACTTATTGGCTTTGATAGAAGCATTAAATAAATCAAAACCTGCAGCATCTAAGGGGATTTATTTAAGAAAGATATCCCTTTCCAGCACGATGGGGATTGGTGTGCGGGTGGATCAATCTAGCGTTGTGCAGCAATGA
- the rplJ gene encoding 50S ribosomal protein L10, with protein MSLNLDDKKAIVAEVSAQVANAQAIIIAEYRGIEVGEMTQLRAKTRESGIYFRVIKNSLVRRAVTDTPYAELAKHMVGPLVYGISADPVAAAKVLHEFSKGNEKFVIKAGAMGQHVMSREEISALAALPSREELLARLLGTMQAPISKFVQTLNEVPTKFVRGLAMVRDSKNS; from the coding sequence TTGAGTCTTAATCTTGATGATAAAAAAGCAATTGTAGCGGAAGTAAGTGCACAGGTAGCGAATGCTCAAGCTATTATTATTGCTGAATATCGAGGAATAGAAGTGGGTGAGATGACCCAATTACGAGCAAAAACACGTGAATCGGGAATTTATTTTCGAGTCATTAAAAATTCTCTCGTAAGACGTGCTGTAACTGATACACCTTATGCAGAATTAGCTAAGCATATGGTTGGCCCGCTTGTATATGGTATAAGCGCTGATCCTGTTGCAGCTGCGAAGGTACTACACGAATTTTCAAAAGGAAATGAGAAATTTGTTATTAAAGCAGGAGCAATGGGACAGCATGTTATGTCTCGAGAAGAAATTTCTGCTTTAGCTGCATTGCCTAGCCGTGAAGAATTATTGGCTAGATTACTTGGAACGATGCAAGCACCTATTAGTAAATTTGTTCAAACACTTAACGAGGTTCCGACGAAATTTGTTCGTGGTTTAGCGATGGTGCGTGATAGTAAAAATTCATGA
- the rplK gene encoding 50S ribosomal protein L11, protein MAKKIIGYIKLQVPAGKANPSPPIGPALGQRQLNIMEFCKAFNAATQKMEPGLPVPVIITAYADKSFTFVMKTTPASVLIKKAAGVGKGSARPHLDKVGKLSRSQAEEIAKTKMPDLTAADLNAAVRTIAGSARSMGIEVEGI, encoded by the coding sequence GTGGCAAAAAAAATAATCGGCTATATTAAGTTACAAGTACCAGCAGGCAAGGCAAATCCTAGTCCTCCTATTGGACCTGCACTTGGGCAGCGTCAACTGAATATCATGGAGTTTTGCAAGGCTTTTAATGCGGCAACACAAAAAATGGAGCCAGGCTTGCCAGTTCCCGTGATTATTACCGCATATGCAGACAAAAGTTTTACATTCGTAATGAAAACTACCCCTGCATCTGTCTTGATCAAAAAAGCAGCAGGCGTTGGCAAAGGTAGTGCTAGGCCGCATTTGGATAAAGTGGGTAAATTGAGTAGAAGCCAAGCGGAAGAAATTGCAAAGACAAAAATGCCAGATTTGACTGCAGCAGATTTAAATGCTGCGGTTAGGACTATTGCGGGTAGTGCAAGAAGTATGGGTATTGAGGTAGAGGGTATATAA
- a CDS encoding ABC transporter permease, giving the protein MLDYIVRRILYAIPILIGVNLITFALFFVVNTPDDMARMQLGMKHVTLEAIEKWKSDKGYDKPLFFNSQKENLKNQLTETIFFEKSVAMFLFEFGQADDGRDIAEEMKSRMLPSLAIAAPVFFLGLASYVSFALLMVFFRATYIDFWGMVLCVALMSISGLFYIISGQFLLGKLWRLVPISGYGDGLDISKFLILPVIIGILSSAGANIRWYRTIFLEEMNKDYVRTARAKGLAEYLVLFKHVLKNAMIPIMTGAIAVVPLLFMGSLLIESFFGVPGLGSYTIDAINSQDFAIVRSMVFLGSVLYIIGLILTDISYTLVDPRIRLI; this is encoded by the coding sequence ATGCTTGACTATATTGTGCGACGTATTTTGTATGCTATTCCAATTTTAATTGGCGTGAACTTGATTACTTTCGCGCTTTTTTTTGTTGTGAATACACCGGATGATATGGCACGTATGCAATTGGGGATGAAGCACGTGACTCTTGAAGCGATAGAAAAGTGGAAGTCTGATAAAGGTTATGACAAGCCATTGTTTTTCAATTCGCAAAAAGAAAACCTGAAAAATCAATTGACTGAGACAATTTTTTTTGAAAAATCGGTTGCAATGTTTTTGTTTGAATTTGGTCAAGCAGATGATGGGCGTGATATTGCCGAAGAAATGAAATCACGCATGTTGCCCAGTCTGGCAATTGCGGCTCCAGTATTTTTTCTAGGACTAGCAAGCTATGTGAGTTTCGCGTTATTGATGGTATTTTTTCGGGCTACTTATATTGATTTCTGGGGTATGGTTTTGTGTGTGGCATTGATGTCGATTTCAGGTCTGTTTTATATCATCTCGGGGCAGTTTTTGTTAGGGAAGTTATGGCGTTTAGTGCCTATTTCTGGATATGGAGACGGGCTGGACATCAGCAAGTTTCTGATATTGCCGGTGATTATTGGAATACTAAGCAGCGCGGGAGCAAATATTCGTTGGTATCGAACTATTTTCTTGGAAGAAATGAATAAAGATTATGTACGTACAGCACGCGCCAAAGGGTTGGCAGAGTATTTGGTATTGTTCAAGCATGTTTTAAAAAATGCGATGATTCCAATTATGACTGGGGCAATTGCAGTTGTGCCGTTGCTATTTATGGGAAGCTTGTTAATCGAATCGTTTTTTGGTGTTCCCGGTCTAGGTAGCTATACGATTGATGCAATCAATTCTCAGGATTTTGCTATTGTTCGGTCAATGGTGTTCTTGGGGTCCGTGCTTTACATCATCGGGCTTATTTTGACGGATATATCTTATACTTTAGTTGATCCACGTATCCGCCTGATTTAG
- the secE gene encoding preprotein translocase subunit SecE encodes MNKLKLLLVLVFFIVGIAGFIYLSESPMVLRVLSILIGFLLAGIAAKFTTQGQEFYAFSKESIEETRKVVWPNRKETLQTSGVVFAFVIAMALFLWLIDAALMSLVKLLLNQEV; translated from the coding sequence GTGAATAAACTGAAGCTTTTATTAGTATTAGTATTTTTTATCGTAGGGATTGCGGGTTTTATTTATCTCAGTGAAAGTCCAATGGTGTTGCGTGTTCTTTCAATTCTGATTGGATTCTTGCTGGCTGGGATCGCTGCTAAATTTACCACGCAAGGGCAGGAATTTTACGCATTCTCTAAAGAATCTATAGAAGAAACTAGAAAAGTGGTTTGGCCTAACCGCAAAGAAACTCTTCAAACATCAGGTGTGGTGTTTGCGTTTGTTATTGCGATGGCTTTGTTCTTATGGTTAATAGATGCTGCCTTGATGTCACTTGTAAAATTGCTCTTGAATCAAGAAGTGTAA
- the nusG gene encoding transcription termination/antitermination protein NusG, with the protein MNKKWYVVHAYSGYEKSVQRALKERIERAGMQDKFGQILIPVEEVIEMKSGQKSISERKFFPGYVLVEMEMSDESWHLVKNTDKVTGFVGGSAMRPTPISQKEVDNILQQIQEGIEKPKPKILFEMGEAVRVREGPFTDFHGNVEDVNYDKSKLRVSVSIFGRPTPVELDFNQVEKS; encoded by the coding sequence ATGAATAAGAAATGGTATGTGGTTCACGCTTATTCAGGGTATGAAAAAAGCGTTCAACGTGCATTAAAAGAACGTATTGAGCGCGCTGGTATGCAAGATAAGTTTGGTCAAATCTTAATTCCAGTGGAAGAAGTTATTGAAATGAAAAGCGGTCAGAAAAGTATCAGTGAGCGGAAATTTTTCCCTGGTTATGTGCTGGTCGAAATGGAAATGTCGGATGAATCATGGCATTTGGTAAAGAATACCGATAAAGTTACGGGATTCGTGGGAGGATCGGCGATGCGACCCACACCAATCAGTCAAAAAGAAGTTGATAATATTCTCCAACAAATTCAAGAAGGTATCGAAAAGCCTAAACCCAAGATATTGTTTGAAATGGGAGAGGCGGTTCGTGTAAGAGAAGGACCTTTTACAGATTTTCATGGTAATGTTGAAGATGTAAATTACGATAAAAGCAAGCTTAGAGTTTCGGTTTCTATATTCGGTAGACCTACGCCGGTGGAGTTGGATTTTAATCAAGTAGAAAAATCTTAA
- the rpoB gene encoding DNA-directed RNA polymerase subunit beta, which produces MSYSFTEKKRIRKSFAKRASVLPIPFLLATQLESYAAFLQEKMLPNKRKNQGLQAAFNSIFPIESHTKNARLDFISYELGLPVFDVKECQQRGLTYASPLRARVRLTIMDKESSKPTVKEVKEQEVYMGEIPLMTETGSFVINGTERVIVSQLHRSPGVFFEHDRGKTHSSGKLLFSARIIPYRGSWLDFEFDPKDCLYFRIDRRRKMPVTTLLKAIGCTIEQILEEFFVFDCFYLSDKGIQFELVPERLRGEVASFDIVAKNKNTIVEKNKRITAKHIREMQEMGIKQLDVPEDFLFGRALAQHIVDKETGEIVASANDEITEELLAKLRKANIKKINTLYINDLNHGAYISQTLRIDETVDEMAAQVAIYRMMRPGEPPTEEAVKALFYGLFYSEERYDLSIVGRMKFNRRVGRTELEGSSTLSNEDIIAVIKILVELRNGRGEIDDIDHLGNRRVRSVGELAENQFRSGLVRVERAVKERLSQAESDNLMPHDLINAKPVSAAAREFFGSSQLSQFMDQTNPLSEITHKRRISALGPGGLTRERAGFEVRDVHPTHYGRVCPIETPEGPNIGLINSLALYARTNDYGFIETPYRRVEGGQVTERIDYLSAIEEGNFIIAQANAALDEENQFISEIVSCRNKNEFTLSSPDRIEYVDVAPAQIVSVAASLIPFLEHDDANRALMGSNMQRQAVPCLRAEKPLVGTGIERVVAVHSGTTVRARRGGIVDYVDAGRIVIRVNDDETIVGEVGVDIYNLTKYTRSNQNTNINQRPLVKVGNKIDKDDVIADGASTDLGELALGQNMLVAFMPWNGYNFEDSILISERIVAEDRFTSIHIEELSVVSRDTKLGTEEITADIPNLSENQLGRLDESGIVYIGAEVEAGDVLIGKVTPKGETQLTPEEKLLRAIFGEKASDVKDTSLRVPSGISGTVIDVQVFTREGIQRDKRAQQIIDDELAKYKKDLADQMRIMEQDAFERLERLLVGKIATGGPQKLGKGKEITSEYLRSFDPHFWFDIRLADEEASIQLEQVHESVKQKRKTFDVAFEEKKKKLTQGDELAPGVQKMVKIYIAVKRRLQPGDKMAGRHGNKGVVSKIVPLEDMPYMADGTPVDVVLNPLGVPSRMNVGQILEVHLGWAAKGLGKRIDEMLRMEKNVQEIREFLDKIYNSGGNKENISALSDTDILALAENLKEGVPFATPVFDGATEGEIKDMLELAGLPRSGQVTLYDGRTGEVFDRSITVGYMHVLKLHHLVDDKMHARSTGPYSLVTQQPLGGKAQFGGQRFGEMEVWALEAYGAAYTLQEMLTVKSDDVTGRTKVYESIVKGDHKIDAGMPESFNVLVKEIRSLGMDIDLEQH; this is translated from the coding sequence ATGAGTTATTCATTCACCGAGAAAAAGCGTATTCGTAAAAGCTTTGCTAAACGTGCAAGTGTATTGCCGATTCCATTTCTCCTCGCAACTCAATTGGAATCTTATGCTGCTTTCTTGCAAGAAAAAATGCTACCGAATAAGCGTAAGAATCAAGGGCTTCAGGCTGCTTTTAATTCAATTTTTCCAATTGAGAGTCACACTAAAAATGCACGACTGGATTTCATAAGTTACGAATTAGGGTTACCCGTATTCGATGTCAAAGAATGCCAACAACGTGGCCTCACTTATGCATCACCACTGAGGGCGCGTGTGCGGTTGACGATTATGGATAAAGAGTCTTCGAAGCCAACGGTTAAAGAAGTCAAAGAACAAGAGGTTTATATGGGGGAAATCCCTCTGATGACGGAAACCGGTTCATTTGTGATTAATGGCACGGAACGAGTGATCGTATCTCAGTTACACCGTTCTCCCGGAGTTTTTTTCGAGCATGATCGTGGTAAAACGCACTCGTCAGGAAAATTATTATTCTCTGCACGTATTATTCCTTATCGTGGCTCTTGGTTAGATTTTGAGTTTGATCCTAAAGATTGTCTCTATTTTAGGATAGATCGCCGTCGCAAAATGCCTGTCACTACACTATTAAAAGCGATTGGTTGTACGATTGAGCAAATATTAGAAGAGTTTTTCGTATTTGACTGTTTCTACCTTTCTGATAAGGGTATTCAATTTGAATTGGTGCCAGAGCGATTAAGAGGTGAGGTGGCGAGCTTTGATATTGTTGCTAAAAATAAAAATACGATTGTTGAGAAAAACAAACGTATTACAGCCAAGCACATTCGTGAGATGCAAGAAATGGGCATTAAACAACTGGATGTACCTGAGGATTTTTTGTTTGGCAGAGCTCTTGCGCAGCATATTGTTGATAAGGAAACTGGCGAAATTGTAGCTTCAGCGAACGATGAAATTACGGAAGAGTTATTAGCTAAGTTACGAAAGGCCAATATTAAAAAAATTAATACGCTCTACATCAACGATTTGAATCATGGTGCGTATATTTCTCAAACACTCCGAATTGACGAAACTGTCGATGAAATGGCTGCACAGGTTGCAATTTATCGTATGATGCGTCCTGGAGAACCGCCTACGGAAGAAGCTGTTAAGGCGTTGTTTTACGGATTATTTTATTCTGAAGAGCGATATGATTTGTCCATTGTGGGAAGAATGAAGTTCAACCGTAGAGTGGGACGCACCGAATTAGAAGGATCTTCTACGTTATCCAATGAAGATATTATTGCAGTCATTAAAATTTTAGTGGAATTGCGTAACGGTCGAGGTGAAATTGATGATATTGATCACTTAGGAAATCGACGTGTTCGCTCAGTAGGTGAATTGGCAGAAAATCAATTCAGATCTGGCTTAGTTCGTGTAGAGCGTGCAGTAAAAGAACGTCTTAGCCAAGCAGAATCGGATAACTTGATGCCGCATGATTTGATCAATGCAAAACCGGTTTCTGCAGCAGCACGCGAATTTTTTGGTTCGAGTCAATTATCTCAATTTATGGATCAAACCAACCCCCTTTCTGAAATAACGCATAAGCGACGTATTTCAGCTTTAGGGCCGGGAGGATTGACGCGTGAAAGAGCTGGTTTTGAAGTTCGAGACGTTCATCCAACGCACTATGGTCGAGTGTGTCCTATTGAGACCCCTGAGGGACCGAATATTGGTCTTATTAATTCGTTAGCACTTTATGCAAGAACTAATGACTATGGTTTTATTGAAACTCCTTACAGAAGGGTAGAAGGTGGTCAGGTAACGGAACGGATTGACTATCTTTCTGCAATCGAAGAAGGTAATTTTATTATTGCGCAAGCAAATGCAGCATTGGATGAAGAGAATCAATTTATCAGTGAAATTGTTTCCTGTCGAAATAAAAATGAATTTACTCTTTCTTCGCCTGATCGCATTGAATATGTTGATGTCGCACCTGCGCAGATTGTTTCAGTTGCTGCATCGCTTATTCCTTTCTTAGAACACGATGATGCAAATCGTGCACTTATGGGATCCAATATGCAGCGCCAAGCTGTTCCTTGCTTGCGTGCAGAGAAACCCCTTGTAGGTACCGGAATTGAGCGGGTGGTCGCAGTTCACTCAGGTACAACAGTTCGTGCACGTCGCGGTGGAATTGTCGATTATGTTGATGCCGGGCGGATTGTGATTCGAGTTAATGATGATGAAACTATTGTTGGTGAAGTTGGCGTGGATATTTATAACCTAACAAAATATACACGTTCTAATCAAAATACCAATATTAATCAGAGACCTTTAGTTAAGGTCGGCAACAAAATCGACAAAGATGACGTAATTGCAGATGGCGCTTCGACTGATTTAGGCGAACTTGCGCTAGGGCAAAATATGCTAGTGGCATTTATGCCATGGAATGGTTATAACTTTGAGGATTCAATCCTTATTTCTGAACGTATTGTTGCTGAAGACCGTTTTACTTCCATTCATATCGAGGAATTATCAGTTGTTAGTAGAGATACTAAACTGGGTACTGAAGAAATTACAGCAGATATTCCTAATCTCTCTGAGAACCAACTCGGTCGACTCGATGAATCAGGGATTGTCTATATTGGCGCAGAGGTCGAAGCTGGTGATGTGTTGATTGGTAAAGTGACGCCTAAAGGTGAAACGCAACTTACTCCTGAAGAAAAATTATTGCGTGCTATTTTTGGTGAAAAGGCATCTGACGTAAAAGACACATCTTTACGTGTTCCGTCTGGCATTTCAGGGACTGTTATTGATGTGCAAGTATTTACACGAGAAGGAATACAACGCGATAAGCGAGCGCAGCAAATCATTGATGATGAACTTGCCAAATATAAAAAGGACTTGGCGGATCAGATGCGGATTATGGAACAAGATGCATTTGAACGTCTAGAGCGTTTATTAGTTGGCAAGATCGCTACTGGCGGACCGCAGAAACTGGGTAAAGGTAAGGAAATTACTTCAGAGTATTTGCGGAGCTTTGATCCACATTTTTGGTTTGATATTCGATTAGCGGATGAAGAAGCTAGCATACAGCTCGAGCAAGTACATGAAAGTGTAAAGCAAAAGCGTAAAACATTTGATGTAGCTTTTGAAGAAAAGAAAAAGAAATTGACGCAAGGGGATGAGTTAGCACCCGGTGTGCAAAAAATGGTAAAAATTTATATTGCCGTTAAACGTCGCCTACAGCCAGGGGATAAAATGGCAGGTCGCCATGGTAATAAAGGGGTTGTGTCAAAAATTGTTCCTTTAGAGGATATGCCTTATATGGCCGATGGCACACCTGTTGACGTGGTATTAAATCCACTTGGTGTTCCTTCGCGAATGAATGTGGGGCAAATTCTCGAAGTGCATTTGGGTTGGGCAGCCAAAGGTCTTGGGAAAAGAATCGATGAAATGTTAAGGATGGAAAAAAACGTCCAAGAAATCAGAGAATTCCTTGATAAAATTTATAACTCGGGTGGTAATAAGGAAAATATTTCTGCGTTGAGCGATACCGACATTTTGGCACTTGCTGAGAACTTGAAAGAAGGTGTTCCTTTCGCAACGCCGGTATTCGATGGCGCTACCGAAGGTGAAATTAAAGATATGTTGGAATTGGCGGGGTTGCCTAGATCAGGTCAAGTTACCTTATACGATGGTCGTACGGGTGAAGTGTTTGATCGATCCATAACGGTAGGATATATGCATGTTCTGAAATTGCACCACTTGGTGGATGATAAAATGCATGCTCGTTCAACGGGCCCTTACAGCTTGGTTACGCAACAGCCGTTGGGTGGAAAGGCGCAATTTGGTGGACAACGCTTCGGTGAGATGGAGGTTTGGGCACTAGAAGCGTATGGCGCTGCTTATACATTACAAGAAATGCTGACAGTAAAATCTGATGATGTAACTGGGCGAACCAAAGTATATGAAAGTATTGTTAAGGGAGATCACAAAATTGATGCAGGAATGCCAGAGTCGTTTAATGTGTTAGTTAAAGAGATCCGATCATTGGGAATGGATATTGATTTGGAGCAGCATTGA